A region from the Achromobacter seleniivolatilans genome encodes:
- the hisI gene encoding phosphoribosyl-AMP cyclohydrolase encodes MSTEPAWMADVVFDENGLIPAIAQDADNGQIMMVAWMNREALAETAATGRAVYFSRSRQRLWRKGEESGHFQEVHELRLDCDGDVILLKIHQEGGIACHTGRASCFYRRLEGQTDQASWVTVDPVLKDPEMIYK; translated from the coding sequence ATGAGCACTGAACCCGCCTGGATGGCCGACGTCGTCTTCGACGAAAACGGCCTGATCCCCGCCATCGCCCAAGACGCCGACAACGGCCAAATCATGATGGTGGCCTGGATGAACCGCGAAGCGCTTGCCGAAACCGCAGCAACCGGCCGCGCCGTGTACTTTTCACGCTCGCGCCAGCGCCTGTGGCGCAAGGGCGAAGAATCCGGCCATTTTCAGGAAGTGCATGAACTGCGCCTGGACTGCGATGGCGACGTCATCCTGCTGAAAATTCACCAGGAAGGCGGCATTGCCTGCCACACCGGGCGCGCCAGCTGCTTCTACCGCCGCCTGGAAGGCCAGACGGACCAGGCGTCCTGGGTCACGGTTGATCCGGTGCTCAAAGACCCGGAAATGATCTACAAATGA
- a CDS encoding phosphoribosyl-ATP diphosphatase — translation MTDQTLSAADILARIADTLETRRPENGGDPTASYSAKLLAKGPDSFLKKIGEEATELVMAAKDGVPDRIVSETADLWFHCLVALTHFNLRPEAVLAELARREGLSGLVEKASRPQD, via the coding sequence ATGACCGATCAAACCTTAAGCGCCGCCGATATCCTGGCGCGCATCGCCGACACCCTGGAAACCCGCCGCCCTGAAAACGGCGGTGATCCCACGGCGTCTTATTCTGCCAAGCTGCTGGCCAAAGGCCCCGATTCCTTCCTGAAAAAGATCGGTGAAGAAGCCACGGAACTGGTAATGGCCGCCAAAGACGGCGTTCCTGACCGCATCGTCAGCGAAACAGCCGACTTGTGGTTTCACTGCCTGGTGGCGCTGACGCACTTCAACCTGCGGCCGGAAGCGGTGCTGGCCGAGCTGGCCCGCCGAGAAGGCCTGTCGGGCCTGGTGGAAAAAGCGAGCCGTCCGCAAGACTGA
- a CDS encoding histidine triad nucleotide-binding protein, with protein MSDNCLFCKIAAGDIPSKKVFEDEDFVAFHDINPAAPVHLLLIPRRHVTSMQDITGEDAGWLGRMMSLAPRLAAENGCRPGPDGGFRIMINSGVEGGQEVPHLHFHIIGGSRPWKGRVAPTA; from the coding sequence ATGAGCGACAACTGTCTTTTCTGCAAAATCGCCGCTGGCGACATCCCGTCCAAGAAAGTCTTCGAGGACGAGGACTTTGTTGCATTCCACGATATCAATCCGGCCGCACCGGTGCATTTACTGCTGATCCCTCGACGTCATGTCACATCCATGCAGGATATTACCGGCGAGGACGCAGGTTGGTTGGGTAGAATGATGTCGTTGGCGCCGCGGCTCGCAGCCGAGAACGGTTGCCGTCCGGGCCCTGATGGCGGATTTCGCATCATGATCAACTCTGGCGTCGAAGGCGGCCAGGAAGTCCCGCATTTGCATTTCCACATCATCGGCGGTTCGCGGCCCTGGAAAGGGCGCGTAGCCCCCACTGCGTAA
- the tatA gene encoding Sec-independent protein translocase subunit TatA: MGSFSIWHWLVVLVIVALIFGTKKLRNIGSDLGGAVKGFKEGMKDANGEKTADPIAQQRVSGETIDVQAKEKSNS, encoded by the coding sequence ATGGGTAGTTTCAGCATTTGGCATTGGTTGGTGGTTCTGGTCATCGTGGCGCTGATCTTCGGTACCAAGAAGCTGCGCAACATCGGCTCGGACTTGGGCGGTGCGGTCAAGGGTTTCAAAGAAGGCATGAAAGACGCCAACGGTGAAAAAACTGCCGACCCGATCGCGCAGCAGCGCGTATCCGGCGAAACCATCGACGTGCAGGCCAAGGAAAAATCCAACTCCTGA
- the tatB gene encoding Sec-independent protein translocase protein TatB, translating to MFDVSLTELMVIGVVALIVIGPERLPKVARTVGHLLGRAQRYVNDVKSDIQREIELDELRKFKSEMEDAAQGVQQSLNDTHASLQEPVQQFRAELDEVAREASGKVDPVIVGDTSADAARSIAPPAQNHNLNLDLSPSAEPVLVQAPTPAPAHAAAPQQPAAAPSAPKADDAAPAAKPVPPSGTPT from the coding sequence ATGTTTGATGTCAGCCTCACTGAACTGATGGTGATCGGCGTCGTCGCCTTGATCGTCATTGGCCCCGAACGTCTGCCCAAAGTCGCCCGCACCGTCGGGCACCTGCTTGGGCGCGCGCAGCGTTACGTCAATGACGTGAAGTCCGATATCCAACGCGAGATCGAACTCGACGAACTGCGCAAGTTCAAAAGCGAAATGGAAGACGCCGCGCAAGGCGTGCAACAGTCGCTGAACGACACCCACGCATCGCTGCAAGAGCCCGTCCAGCAATTCCGCGCGGAGCTTGACGAAGTGGCCCGCGAAGCCAGCGGCAAGGTCGATCCTGTCATTGTGGGAGACACCTCAGCAGACGCCGCCCGCAGCATTGCGCCACCCGCTCAGAATCACAATCTGAACCTGGACCTGAGCCCGTCAGCCGAGCCCGTGCTGGTGCAAGCGCCCACGCCCGCCCCGGCCCACGCCGCCGCCCCCCAACAACCCGCCGCGGCGCCCAGCGCGCCCAAGGCTGACGACGCCGCGCCCGCCGCCAAGCCCGTCCCGCCCTCTGGAACACCGACGTGA
- the tatC gene encoding twin-arginine translocase subunit TatC → MTQDASQEEGQQETFISHLVELRTRLLRAVGAVVAVFIVLFIYPGASTIYDILAAPMLASLPEGTRMIATGVITPFMVPVKVTMMAAFIVALPVVLYQAWAFVAPGLYRHEKRLALPLIISSTFLFIAGMAFCYFVVFRTVFHFIATFAPQSITPAPDIEAYLSFVMTMFMAFGITFEVPVVVVLLVKMGIVELSKLKSARGYVVVGAFIIAAVVTPPDVVSQFMLAVPLCLLYEVGLICARMVTPKAGAADDATSDSLSERH, encoded by the coding sequence GTGACCCAGGACGCCTCCCAAGAAGAAGGCCAGCAAGAGACCTTCATCTCTCACCTGGTCGAATTGCGTACCCGCCTGCTGCGCGCCGTTGGCGCCGTGGTGGCGGTATTCATCGTGCTGTTCATCTATCCCGGCGCGTCCACCATCTATGACATTCTGGCGGCCCCGATGCTGGCTTCGCTGCCCGAAGGCACGCGCATGATCGCCACAGGCGTCATTACGCCGTTCATGGTGCCCGTCAAAGTCACCATGATGGCCGCCTTCATCGTGGCGCTGCCGGTGGTGCTGTATCAGGCCTGGGCGTTTGTTGCGCCGGGGCTGTACCGGCATGAAAAGCGCCTGGCACTGCCGCTGATCATCTCAAGCACTTTTCTGTTCATCGCGGGCATGGCGTTCTGCTATTTCGTGGTGTTCCGCACGGTATTTCACTTCATCGCCACTTTCGCGCCGCAGTCCATCACCCCGGCGCCTGACATCGAGGCCTACCTGAGCTTCGTCATGACGATGTTCATGGCGTTTGGCATCACGTTCGAAGTGCCCGTGGTGGTAGTGCTGCTGGTAAAGATGGGCATTGTTGAACTGTCCAAATTGAAGTCCGCGCGCGGTTACGTTGTGGTGGGCGCTTTCATCATCGCCGCCGTGGTCACGCCACCCGATGTGGTCAGCCAATTCATGCTGGCAGTGCCGCTGTGCCTGCTCTATGAAGTGGGCCTGATCTGCGCCCGCATGGTGACGCCCAAGGCGGGCGCCGCTGACGACGCCACATCGGATTCACTGTCTGAACGTCACTGA
- a CDS encoding helix-turn-helix domain-containing protein: MSLAQRLRTLMRWRGIHSQNQLARISGVPQSCIHRILTREDRYSPERGTLLRLAHALETSVPWLTDGVVSVTDPGPRTLLQGYGAAQPMDAATVDAYCAEICALLRHQPVSTKKKVLTVVRLMVE, from the coding sequence ATGTCGCTCGCCCAACGGCTGCGCACCCTGATGCGGTGGCGCGGCATCCACAGCCAAAACCAGCTTGCACGCATCTCCGGCGTGCCGCAGTCCTGTATCCATCGCATACTGACCCGCGAAGACCGCTATTCGCCCGAGCGCGGCACGTTGTTGCGGCTGGCTCATGCGCTGGAAACCAGCGTGCCATGGTTGACGGATGGCGTCGTCAGCGTCACCGACCCGGGCCCGCGCACGTTGCTGCAAGGCTATGGCGCCGCGCAGCCGATGGATGCCGCTACGGTCGATGCCTATTGCGCCGAAATCTGCGCATTGCTGCGCCATCAACCAGTCAGCACTAAAAAGAAAGTGCTGACCGTCGTACGGCTGATGGTTGAATAG